The Deltaproteobacteria bacterium HGW-Deltaproteobacteria-18 nucleotide sequence AACAAATCCGTCGAACGGAGGTTGAATTCCGCTCACTCCCGGGTATACAAACGACAAGACACACCTTCACCACGGGGAACCCATCATGCATCCATCCCTCCGACCCGCCCTGTTTTTGATAATCCTTCTGTTCCTTGCCGCATGCAGCCAGGGCGACGCCCCCTCCAAGGCCGAACCACGAACAATAAAGGCTCAGACTTTGCGCCTGGCCCGGACTGAGGCGCACGAATGCAGGAGCCTCCCCGGACAGGTCGAGTCGCGCAACAGTGTGACCCTGGCCAGCAAGACCAGCGGCACCGTGACTGAAATCCTGGCCAGGGAAGGGGATGTGCTCACGGCGGGACAGATCATCCTGCGCATCGACGACGCCGAACTGCAGCAGCGCGAAAAAAGCATGCGCGCCACTGCCGGACAGGCCGGGCTGGAGAGCAAGGCGCTGGCGGCGCGCAAGGCCCAGGCCAAGGCCACCCTGGAGCGCATGCAAAAACTGCTGCGCCAGGCAGCCGTGAGCCGCGACGATGTGGACCGGGCCCAGGCCGAATACGAGGCCCTGGCCAGTCAGGAAAAGGCCATGGCCGCACAGTCCAGCGCCGCCGGTTTCCAGGGCGCTGAAATCCGCGCGCTGATGCAATACAGCACCGTGACATCCCCATTGGGCGGGGTGCTGACCCGCCGCCATGTCGACCTTGGATCGTTCGTACAGGCCGGAACACCCCTGGCCGAGGTGGATGATCTGAAGAGCGGCTTCGACCTCGTGGCCCAGGCCGACGAATCCCTGCTCGGGCGCATCGAACAGGGCATGAACGTGGTCGCGCTCATTCCGTCCCTGTCCGAGGCTCCGTTCCTGACCACCCTCTCGGCCGTGATCGGCCAGGTGGACCCCGCCAGCCGATCCTTCAGGGTCAAGGCCGCCCTGGACTCCACGCCCAGCCCCGGCATGTACGGCAAGATCTGCGTACCCGTGGGCACGGCCAAAAAACTGCTGGTCCCGCACTCCGCCTTGAGGCCGCGCGGGGAACTGACCACGGCGCTCATCGTCGACGACGAATCCACGCTGCGACTGCGCATCGTAAAAATCGGCGGCGTCTATCAGAAAGCCGTACTGGACGGGCAGACCTTCATCCTCCAGACCGGGACGGACCAGCTGAGCACGGCGCCCACAGGGGCCGAGATCCTGGTCGAGGTGCTGTCCGGCCTCTCCCCGGACGACGAGGTGGTCCTCAGCGCGCCCGCCGTGGCCCGCGAAGGCGACCGGCTGGTCCGGGAGTAGCCCATGTCGAATCACCCTGCGCACAACCACGATTTTTTGACCCGCATCACTTCGAGCTTCGTGGACTCCAAGCTCGTCCCGCTCATCATCGTTTTTTCCATTTTTCTCGGCGTCTTTGCCGTGCTGCGCACTCCGAGCGAGGAAGAGCCGCAGATCATCGTGCCCATGATCGACATCATGGTCGAAATGCCCGGCGCCATGCCGGAAGAGATCGAAAAGCGCGTCGTCGGACCCATGGAAAAGATGCTGTGGGAGATTTCGGGAGTGGAATACGTCTATTCCAC carries:
- a CDS encoding efflux RND transporter periplasmic adaptor subunit — translated: MHPSLRPALFLIILLFLAACSQGDAPSKAEPRTIKAQTLRLARTEAHECRSLPGQVESRNSVTLASKTSGTVTEILAREGDVLTAGQIILRIDDAELQQREKSMRATAGQAGLESKALAARKAQAKATLERMQKLLRQAAVSRDDVDRAQAEYEALASQEKAMAAQSSAAGFQGAEIRALMQYSTVTSPLGGVLTRRHVDLGSFVQAGTPLAEVDDLKSGFDLVAQADESLLGRIEQGMNVVALIPSLSEAPFLTTLSAVIGQVDPASRSFRVKAALDSTPSPGMYGKICVPVGTAKKLLVPHSALRPRGELTTALIVDDESTLRLRIVKIGGVYQKAVLDGQTFILQTGTDQLSTAPTGAEILVEVLSGLSPDDEVVLSAPAVAREGDRLVRE